A region from the Candidatus Cybelea sp. genome encodes:
- a CDS encoding squalene/phytoene synthase family protein: MNLTLGAADGYCRMLTRRHYENFPVASRFVDGETRRDLMRIYAFCRTTDDLGDESPDGTALDRLARWRDEVRALYAGTPPVHPVLFALAQTIERRAIPQQPFADLIEANVMDQSVSRYATWDELIGYCRLSAAPVGRMVLRVFGVASQSAEQLSDDVCIGLQLANHAQDVRRDAAIGRKYLVESDVAALGAAGAAESMVRRARTLLASGEELERLVPRPLRLQLALYRMGGLAICNAIEALGYQTERKRPSLSTPTKVSLVLRAAVESFSRRRPA, encoded by the coding sequence ATGAACCTGACGCTGGGGGCTGCCGACGGCTATTGCCGGATGCTGACGCGCCGTCACTACGAAAACTTCCCGGTCGCCTCGCGCTTCGTCGACGGCGAGACGCGTCGCGATCTGATGCGCATCTACGCATTCTGCCGCACGACCGACGATCTCGGCGACGAGAGCCCCGACGGCACCGCGCTCGACCGTTTGGCGCGCTGGCGCGATGAAGTGCGCGCGCTCTACGCGGGCACGCCGCCGGTGCATCCCGTTCTCTTCGCGCTCGCGCAGACGATCGAGCGGCGCGCGATTCCGCAGCAGCCGTTTGCGGATCTGATCGAAGCCAACGTGATGGACCAAAGCGTTAGCCGCTACGCGACCTGGGACGAGCTGATCGGCTACTGTCGCCTTTCGGCCGCGCCGGTCGGGCGGATGGTGCTGCGCGTCTTCGGCGTGGCCAGCCAAAGTGCCGAGCAGCTCTCCGACGACGTCTGCATCGGCCTGCAGCTGGCAAACCACGCGCAGGACGTTCGCCGGGATGCGGCGATCGGGCGCAAATACCTCGTCGAGAGCGACGTCGCCGCGCTGGGAGCGGCCGGCGCGGCCGAGAGTATGGTGCGCCGCGCACGGACGCTGCTTGCTTCGGGGGAGGAGCTCGAGCGGCTGGTGCCGCGTCCGCTGCGGCTGCAGCTGGCGCTCTACCGCATGGGCGGCCTCGCAATTTGCAACGCCATCGAAGCGCTCGGTTACCAAACGGAGCGCAAGCGGCCGAGTCTTTCGACGCCCACGAAGGTATCGCTGGTACTGCGCGCCGCAGTAGAGAGCTTTTCTCGGAGGCGGCCAGCATAG
- a CDS encoding type II toxin-antitoxin system VapC family toxin → MYGVPALKLLLDTHVWLWMALQPQRLGEAARSTIADRANSLFLSIASTWEIVVKQARGKVELPTDVATYLRSRLPVSGATLLDVSLDHVFALDSIPDRHRDPFDRMLVAQALVEGMKLVSADPRVLAYPIATIDARR, encoded by the coding sequence ATTTACGGAGTACCTGCGCTGAAGCTGCTGCTCGATACGCACGTGTGGCTTTGGATGGCGCTGCAGCCGCAACGCCTCGGTGAAGCCGCCCGCTCGACGATCGCCGACCGCGCGAACAGCCTCTTTCTTTCGATCGCAAGCACCTGGGAGATCGTCGTGAAGCAGGCTCGCGGAAAGGTCGAGCTGCCGACCGACGTCGCGACGTATCTGCGCTCGCGCTTGCCGGTCAGCGGCGCGACGCTGCTCGACGTCTCGCTCGACCACGTCTTTGCCTTGGATTCGATTCCCGATCGCCACCGCGATCCGTTCGACCGGATGCTCGTGGCGCAGGCGCTCGTCGAGGGAATGAAGCTGGTCAGTGCGGATCCGCGAGTTCTCGCCTACCCCATTGCAACGATCGACGCGCGCCGATGA
- a CDS encoding type II toxin-antitoxin system Phd/YefM family antitoxin translates to MKSVNVHEAKTHFSQLLAKVAAGEEVIIAKAGRPIARLVPAETPAPRELGWDSGARFWIADDFDEYLPDEFTEYLR, encoded by the coding sequence ATGAAGAGCGTGAACGTCCATGAGGCCAAGACGCACTTCTCGCAACTGCTTGCGAAGGTTGCCGCCGGGGAAGAAGTGATCATCGCCAAAGCCGGCCGCCCCATCGCACGGCTCGTGCCCGCCGAAACGCCGGCACCGCGCGAACTCGGCTGGGACAGCGGCGCACGCTTCTGGATCGCGGACGATTTCGATGAGTACCTGCCCGACGAATTTACGGAGTACCTGCGCTGA
- the fni gene encoding type 2 isopentenyl-diphosphate Delta-isomerase has protein sequence MPDEQPERATPSRKAEHLRINIEEDVNAKGIDAGFDSYWFRHRALPGIDLREVDCTRSFLGRKLGAPLLISCMTGGTPEATRINRCLARVAARFGLAMGLGSGRALLESPHTLESFDVRDDAPDILLFANLGAVQLNKGYDAVACTRLVEMLRADALVLHLNPLQEALQPEGDTNFRGLIGRIAAVCADVKFPIVVKEVGWGIGPTDVRALFDAGAAAVDVAGAGGTSWSEVERYRISEPWRARVAAAFADWGIPSAKALVEARSAAPGRLLIASGGLRSGVDVAKAIALGADLAGIAGPFVRAADQGPEAAETLAREYLEALRIAMFCAAARTLEELRHSALTKKD, from the coding sequence TTGCCCGACGAACAGCCTGAGCGCGCAACGCCGTCGCGAAAGGCGGAGCACCTGCGGATCAACATCGAGGAGGACGTCAACGCCAAGGGCATCGACGCCGGCTTCGATTCGTACTGGTTCCGCCATCGCGCCCTGCCGGGAATCGACCTGCGCGAGGTCGACTGCACGCGTTCCTTTTTGGGCCGCAAACTCGGCGCGCCGCTGCTGATCTCGTGCATGACCGGCGGAACGCCGGAAGCGACGAGAATCAATCGCTGCTTGGCGCGCGTCGCCGCGCGCTTCGGTCTGGCGATGGGCCTGGGATCGGGACGCGCGCTGCTCGAATCGCCGCACACGCTCGAGAGTTTCGACGTGCGCGACGACGCGCCGGATATTCTGCTCTTTGCGAATCTCGGCGCGGTGCAGCTCAATAAAGGCTACGATGCAGTCGCGTGCACGCGGCTCGTCGAGATGCTGCGCGCCGACGCACTCGTGCTGCACCTCAATCCGCTGCAAGAGGCGCTGCAGCCCGAAGGCGACACGAACTTTCGCGGATTGATCGGGCGAATCGCCGCCGTCTGCGCGGACGTGAAGTTTCCGATCGTGGTAAAAGAAGTCGGGTGGGGCATCGGTCCGACCGACGTGCGCGCGCTCTTCGATGCCGGCGCGGCGGCCGTCGACGTGGCGGGTGCGGGCGGCACGTCGTGGAGTGAGGTCGAGCGTTATCGCATTAGCGAACCCTGGCGAGCGCGCGTCGCGGCGGCCTTCGCCGACTGGGGAATTCCCAGCGCCAAGGCGCTGGTCGAAGCGCGCAGCGCGGCCCCCGGCCGCCTCCTGATCGCCAGCGGCGGCCTGCGCAGCGGCGTCGACGTCGCCAAAGCGATCGCGCTCGGCGCCGACCTCGCCGGGATCGCGGGCCCATTTGTCCGCGCCGCGGATCAAGGCCCGGAGGCTGCCGAAACCCTCGCGCGGGAGTATCTCGAGGCGCTGCGCATCGCGATGTTCTGCGCCGCAGCGCGAACGCTCGAAGAGCTGCGCCACAGCGCCTTGACCAAAAAGGACTAA
- a CDS encoding STAS domain-containing protein yields the protein MYDDDHEHAIETSVFEDLHVVTLRGEWDVSTRERLREALTSVGSDRDVVVDLRGASFFDSTALAELIGLYKRLLGQGRRLEALVGDSNMRRLLELTSLDGLLGVSGPRARYLSECLPPPSWAS from the coding sequence ATGTACGACGACGATCACGAACACGCCATCGAGACCTCGGTCTTTGAAGACCTGCACGTGGTCACGCTGCGCGGCGAGTGGGATGTCTCGACCCGCGAGCGGCTGCGCGAGGCGCTAACGTCGGTCGGAAGCGATCGGGACGTGGTCGTCGACTTGCGCGGGGCAAGCTTTTTCGACTCTACCGCGCTGGCGGAGTTGATTGGACTGTACAAGCGTTTGCTTGGGCAGGGGCGCCGCTTAGAAGCCTTGGTCGGCGACAGCAACATGCGCCGCCTGCTCGAACTTACGAGCCTCGACGGTCTGCTCGGCGTCTCCGGCCCGCGGGCACGCTATCTCTCCGAGTGTTTGCCGCCGCCCTCATGGGCTTCGTAG
- a CDS encoding MBOAT family protein, which yields MAAFAVFALIDVLAFRTGLYHAALDPASSTGSFETAIKRFRNLDAVPKTDVLVLGDSRIYSGLNPQAASAAAPGLRFLNGGVPGTTPRCWPFFVRAIDPQARRFRAVVIAVDTYADDDSAIGSLDGDDRPMDLRYVVFQTRLSDLPKLAGSFSDPRERVENGIDLFWRGQELRDDVQAFAANPFARFAALEAARGADTFDPLVAHPRSETLRGLTVDFAAGKIEYPPGLTATEQSAIATQVLKLPEPSASYAKYRLQWLLPLAARYAQSGTPVFFVRIPTRPLHRSASQEPTGSLVDIAQQEHARLVPAAPYIALERPELFADEDHLNAQGSLLFSRLLGHDVAAGLSQPPPRSVPVNDAVLPSSAALPPAPPEHRDLSWFAAACGIGIPLRFQSYEFWLFLALVCALFYLLPRRAGFVFLLIVSYYFYARWNAWYVLFLWILTASDFLIAIALEKRREGKRNTKLLLALGVAANLAFLGSFKYTNFASGTVAELIGRHGNPWLVNLFVPIGISFHTFQSISYLVDVYRGRTVAIRKPLDYALYLAFFPQLLAGPIVRAGLFFGELFTWRPPGPQDVSYGLARAGFGLLKKTAIADQFAGVANGYFDAIASHPGSPAAWSAMFAFSLQIYFDFSGYSDIAIGCARLLGFVFPENFRMPYLATSVTDFWHRWHITLSTWLRDYLYIPLGGNRGGAVATLRNLMITMLLGGLWHGAQWTFVAWGGVHGVALCIERLAGVGRERSLPRGVVLVARVASTFAIVTLAWVLFRAPSFAAALTVYRAMFAGGWGPGLLSGWPAVLATGIVAFGILRLLLERYSVAPAWPQLRPALQAGALAGLLLALQLFSWSGPSPTFIYFKF from the coding sequence GTGGCCGCTTTCGCCGTCTTTGCACTGATCGACGTCCTCGCATTTCGCACCGGACTCTACCACGCGGCCCTCGACCCCGCTTCGAGCACCGGAAGTTTCGAAACCGCGATTAAACGCTTCCGCAATCTCGACGCCGTCCCGAAGACCGACGTGCTCGTGCTGGGTGACTCGCGCATCTACTCCGGCCTCAATCCGCAGGCGGCGAGCGCCGCGGCGCCGGGGCTGCGCTTCCTCAACGGCGGCGTTCCGGGGACGACGCCGCGCTGCTGGCCGTTCTTCGTGCGCGCGATCGATCCGCAAGCGCGGCGCTTTCGCGCGGTCGTCATCGCGGTCGATACCTACGCCGACGACGACAGCGCGATCGGCAGCCTCGACGGCGACGATCGTCCGATGGACCTGCGCTACGTCGTCTTTCAGACGCGGCTGAGCGATCTGCCCAAGCTCGCCGGCTCGTTCTCGGACCCGCGCGAGCGCGTCGAGAACGGCATCGATCTCTTCTGGCGAGGGCAAGAGCTGCGCGACGACGTGCAAGCGTTCGCGGCCAATCCGTTCGCGCGATTTGCGGCGCTCGAGGCGGCGCGCGGCGCCGATACCTTCGACCCGCTCGTCGCGCACCCGCGAAGCGAGACGCTGCGCGGCCTCACGGTCGACTTTGCTGCGGGCAAGATCGAGTATCCGCCGGGGCTTACCGCTACCGAGCAGAGTGCGATCGCGACCCAGGTGCTCAAGCTCCCCGAGCCGAGCGCCTCCTATGCGAAATACCGCTTACAGTGGCTGCTGCCGCTCGCGGCTCGTTACGCGCAGAGCGGGACGCCGGTCTTTTTCGTGCGGATTCCCACGCGTCCGCTCCATCGCAGCGCGTCGCAGGAGCCCACCGGATCGCTCGTCGACATCGCGCAGCAAGAGCACGCGCGGCTGGTTCCGGCCGCACCGTATATCGCGCTCGAGCGCCCCGAGCTCTTCGCCGACGAAGATCACCTCAACGCGCAGGGCAGCCTGTTGTTCAGCCGGCTGCTCGGCCACGACGTTGCCGCCGGACTCTCCCAGCCGCCGCCCCGCAGCGTGCCGGTCAACGACGCGGTGCTCCCCAGCTCGGCGGCGTTGCCGCCCGCGCCGCCGGAGCATCGCGACCTCTCGTGGTTTGCCGCGGCCTGCGGCATCGGCATTCCGCTGCGTTTTCAGTCGTACGAGTTCTGGCTCTTCTTGGCGCTCGTCTGCGCGCTCTTCTATCTGCTGCCGCGGCGCGCCGGCTTCGTCTTTCTGCTGATCGTCAGCTACTACTTCTACGCGCGCTGGAACGCGTGGTACGTCCTCTTTCTCTGGATTCTGACCGCGAGCGATTTTCTGATCGCGATTGCGCTCGAGAAGCGGCGTGAGGGCAAGCGCAACACCAAGCTGCTGCTGGCGCTCGGCGTCGCGGCGAACCTCGCCTTCCTCGGGAGTTTCAAGTACACGAACTTCGCGAGCGGCACGGTCGCCGAACTGATCGGCAGGCACGGCAATCCTTGGCTGGTCAACCTCTTCGTTCCGATCGGCATCAGCTTTCATACCTTTCAGAGCATCTCGTATCTCGTCGACGTCTATCGTGGGCGCACGGTCGCGATCCGCAAGCCCCTCGACTACGCGCTCTATCTCGCCTTCTTTCCGCAGCTTTTGGCGGGTCCGATCGTGCGCGCCGGGCTCTTCTTCGGCGAGCTCTTCACGTGGCGCCCGCCGGGTCCGCAAGACGTCAGCTACGGTCTCGCCCGCGCCGGCTTCGGCCTGCTGAAGAAGACCGCGATCGCCGATCAGTTCGCCGGCGTCGCCAATGGCTATTTCGATGCGATTGCGAGCCATCCGGGATCGCCCGCCGCGTGGAGCGCGATGTTTGCCTTCAGCCTGCAGATCTATTTCGATTTCTCGGGCTACAGCGATATTGCGATCGGCTGCGCGCGTCTGCTCGGCTTTGTCTTCCCCGAGAACTTTCGCATGCCGTATCTCGCGACCAGCGTTACGGATTTCTGGCATCGCTGGCACATTACGCTCTCGACCTGGCTGCGCGACTATCTCTACATTCCGCTCGGCGGCAACCGCGGGGGTGCCGTTGCGACGCTGCGCAACCTGATGATCACGATGCTGCTCGGCGGCTTGTGGCACGGGGCGCAGTGGACCTTCGTCGCGTGGGGCGGCGTGCACGGCGTTGCGCTGTGCATCGAGCGGCTCGCCGGTGTTGGGCGCGAGCGTTCGCTGCCGCGCGGCGTCGTGCTGGTCGCGCGCGTCGCTTCGACGTTTGCGATCGTAACGCTGGCGTGGGTGCTCTTCCGCGCACCGAGCTTCGCCGCTGCGCTGACCGTCTACCGGGCGATGTTCGCCGGCGGTTGGGGCCCCGGATTGCTGAGCGGATGGCCGGCGGTCCTCGCCACGGGCATCGTCGCGTTCGGCATTCTGCGCTTGCTGCTCGAACGGTACAGCGTCGCGCCGGCTTGGCCGCAGCTGCGCCCGGCGTTGCAAGCGGGAGCGCTCGCAGGCCTGCTTTTAGCGCTGCAGCTCTTCTCGTGGTCCGGTCCGTCGCCTACGTTTATCTACTTTAAGTTTTAG
- a CDS encoding DHA2 family efflux MFS transporter permease subunit: MTTTAAAVRPREGGSVALITITVMLGLIMAIIDTTIVNVAISTIGGNLGATVDEVAWVATGYILANVVVMPLNGWLTALLGRKAFYATSLAVFTIASFFCGTARSIWVLVFYRIVQGLGGGALQPTAQAIMFETFPPERRGAAMAIFGMGAMVGPAIGPALGGWIVDNANWPLIFYINVPIGIAAFLMTLAFIPDPKYIAKPKGGIDFIGLGLLTAGLATMQFVLEQGERDEWFSSRAIQVCTVVSVVALVTFVLKALRDRHPIVDLKVFKFRSFSVGSFLGIIMGFGLYGTALILPLFFQSLLGFTAFDTGLALMPGAFSTAISMLIIGRILNRIDGRWSIVFGTLLFAWSTWMLGGLSVQAGYWDVFWPRVIQGFALGFLFVPLTTISLGDVPVPEMAGATGVFTLLRQLGGSLGIAILTTMLTHQTAIAWNVLASGVTQSHGYSIGQLTQMVSQQSAMIAYNYLFRATAIVFVLSTPLVFLIKKPKRVRAPAIAVAE, from the coding sequence ATGACCACGACCGCCGCCGCAGTTCGCCCGCGCGAGGGGGGCTCAGTTGCGCTGATCACCATCACGGTGATGCTCGGCCTCATCATGGCGATCATCGACACGACGATCGTCAATGTGGCGATCAGCACGATCGGCGGAAACTTGGGAGCGACGGTCGACGAGGTTGCCTGGGTCGCGACCGGGTACATCCTGGCCAACGTCGTCGTGATGCCGCTCAACGGCTGGCTTACCGCGCTGCTCGGCCGCAAAGCGTTTTACGCGACCTCGCTTGCGGTCTTTACGATCGCTTCCTTCTTCTGCGGTACGGCGCGCTCGATCTGGGTGCTCGTCTTCTACCGCATCGTTCAGGGCTTGGGCGGCGGCGCGCTGCAGCCGACCGCGCAGGCGATCATGTTCGAGACCTTCCCGCCCGAGCGCCGCGGTGCCGCGATGGCGATCTTCGGCATGGGTGCGATGGTCGGGCCGGCGATCGGTCCTGCGCTCGGCGGCTGGATCGTCGACAACGCCAACTGGCCCTTAATCTTCTACATCAACGTGCCGATCGGCATCGCCGCCTTCTTGATGACGCTGGCCTTCATCCCCGACCCCAAATACATCGCCAAGCCCAAAGGCGGCATCGACTTTATCGGCCTGGGCCTGCTGACGGCCGGCCTCGCGACGATGCAGTTCGTGCTCGAGCAGGGCGAGCGCGACGAGTGGTTCTCCTCGCGCGCGATCCAGGTCTGCACGGTTGTGTCGGTCGTCGCGTTGGTGACGTTCGTCTTGAAGGCCTTGCGCGACCGCCATCCGATCGTCGATTTGAAGGTCTTCAAGTTCAGGTCGTTCTCCGTCGGCTCGTTTTTGGGCATCATCATGGGCTTCGGCCTGTACGGAACCGCGCTGATCTTACCGCTCTTCTTTCAGTCGCTGCTCGGCTTCACCGCGTTCGACACCGGCCTGGCGCTGATGCCCGGCGCATTTTCGACCGCCATCTCGATGTTGATCATCGGCCGGATTCTCAATCGTATCGATGGTCGATGGTCGATCGTCTTCGGAACGCTGCTGTTTGCCTGGTCGACATGGATGCTCGGCGGGCTCAGCGTGCAGGCGGGGTACTGGGACGTCTTTTGGCCGCGCGTGATCCAGGGCTTCGCGCTCGGCTTCCTCTTCGTACCGCTGACGACGATCTCGCTCGGCGACGTCCCCGTTCCCGAGATGGCGGGCGCGACCGGCGTTTTTACCTTGCTGCGTCAGCTCGGCGGCAGCCTCGGCATTGCGATCCTCACCACGATGCTCACGCACCAGACGGCGATCGCCTGGAACGTGCTGGCCTCGGGCGTCACGCAGTCGCACGGCTATTCGATCGGACAGCTCACGCAGATGGTGAGCCAGCAATCGGCGATGATCGCTTACAACTATCTATTCCGCGCGACGGCGATCGTCTTTGTGCTCTCGACCCCGCTGGTCTTCTTGATCAAGAAGCCCAAACGCGTTCGCGCACCGGCAATCGCCGTCGCCGAGTAG
- a CDS encoding pilus assembly protein TadG-related protein, which yields MRRKSESGAVLPLVAISLAVMMGFAGMTVDVGYLEYQQRQQQSAADAAAIGGAQQLLRSTCPNVGVARPAGQLDAAAAGYTDGTGGTTVNIQNPPPSGPYATSSCAVYAQITAPHRTTFASFFRPGGMQETTEATATIVNNNDGCIYVLDPTARFQLNGTSVNAPKCGINSNASVQVNGGTIDVGSFGYLGSLQSNGVTYKDAQPQKMIQVQDPCPLIASCAAMAASPPAQTSCSVYTENGVANADVKPGCYSSFVLNGGSVHLEPGTYTFTGTVMDNGPPVTGSDVTIYVSATGGPVLFNGSSVTLTPPAGGLLFYQDPSNKSTVQFNGSNMDLSGVMYAPGALGQINGSGGNYLVLVFGNVQLNGGFTVDPGKPVDGQSYLRNIVLAQ from the coding sequence ATGAGACGTAAATCCGAATCCGGAGCGGTGCTGCCGCTCGTCGCAATTTCCTTGGCTGTCATGATGGGTTTCGCGGGAATGACCGTCGACGTCGGCTATCTTGAATACCAGCAGCGCCAGCAGCAGTCGGCCGCCGACGCTGCGGCGATCGGCGGTGCGCAGCAGCTGCTCCGCTCCACCTGCCCGAATGTGGGCGTAGCCAGGCCGGCGGGACAGCTTGATGCAGCCGCAGCCGGATATACCGACGGCACCGGTGGAACGACGGTCAACATTCAGAATCCTCCGCCGTCGGGCCCCTACGCGACCAGTAGCTGCGCCGTCTATGCCCAGATCACGGCGCCGCACCGGACGACCTTCGCGTCGTTCTTCCGGCCGGGCGGCATGCAAGAGACGACCGAGGCAACCGCCACCATCGTCAACAACAATGACGGGTGTATCTACGTGCTCGACCCGACGGCGAGGTTCCAACTCAACGGCACCTCGGTTAACGCGCCGAAGTGCGGCATCAACTCAAACGCCAGCGTGCAGGTCAACGGCGGGACCATCGACGTCGGCTCGTTCGGATACCTCGGATCGCTGCAGAGCAATGGCGTTACCTATAAGGACGCGCAGCCCCAGAAAATGATCCAGGTGCAGGATCCCTGCCCGCTGATCGCATCCTGCGCGGCAATGGCCGCTAGTCCGCCGGCACAGACTTCCTGCAGCGTGTACACTGAGAATGGCGTGGCGAATGCGGACGTCAAGCCGGGTTGCTATAGCTCCTTCGTCCTCAACGGCGGCAGCGTACACCTGGAACCCGGAACGTACACGTTCACCGGGACGGTGATGGATAATGGTCCTCCGGTGACAGGAAGCGATGTCACGATCTACGTAAGCGCGACCGGCGGTCCGGTTCTGTTCAACGGCAGCAGCGTCACGCTCACGCCACCGGCCGGGGGGCTGCTCTTTTACCAGGATCCAAGCAACAAATCCACCGTGCAATTCAACGGCAGCAATATGGACCTCAGCGGCGTGATGTACGCGCCCGGCGCGCTCGGACAAATCAATGGGAGCGGCGGCAACTACCTCGTTCTGGTCTTCGGCAACGTGCAGCTCAACGGCGGGTTTACGGTCGATCCGGGCAAACCGGTCGACGGCCAGTCCTATCTGCGGAACATCGTTCTAGCGCAGTAA
- a CDS encoding TadE family protein: MRKHGERGSSMVEMVIAAGALLALILGVVDFGRVMYTYGYVAQLAREGARWAIVRGSGCTLLDHCGAASSDVNTYVQSLAEGMTPGTGINALTASASWPTCKTTGCTVAVTVTYPFKFIGVPGIPPISMSSTSQMVISQ, encoded by the coding sequence ATGAGAAAGCACGGCGAGCGCGGGAGCAGCATGGTCGAAATGGTCATCGCTGCGGGCGCACTCTTGGCACTGATCTTAGGCGTCGTCGACTTTGGCCGTGTTATGTACACCTACGGCTACGTGGCGCAGCTGGCGCGCGAAGGTGCGCGCTGGGCGATCGTTCGCGGCAGCGGCTGCACGCTGCTCGATCACTGCGGCGCCGCCAGTTCCGACGTCAATACCTACGTGCAGAGCCTGGCGGAAGGAATGACGCCGGGAACCGGGATCAATGCGCTGACGGCATCCGCCTCCTGGCCGACCTGCAAGACCACCGGCTGCACCGTTGCAGTCACCGTTACCTATCCATTCAAATTCATCGGCGTGCCGGGCATACCGCCCATCAGCATGTCGAGCACTTCGCAAATGGTGATATCACAATGA
- a CDS encoding TadE/TadG family type IV pilus assembly protein, whose amino-acid sequence MKTRHRQTGQVRPLVASTLTTNFSGSSPVATSMMSQLRKCDSGASLVEFAVVLPFLALLLIGLIDFGRYMYAGIVIANAARAAVQYGAQTPETAADTTGMKNAAIADAGGLPNVSASPLPYCLVNGVSGSCSTAGAVTYIKVVTSGTYTPLIRYPGLPASVPVSGSAVMRVESE is encoded by the coding sequence ATGAAAACGCGCCACCGGCAGACCGGGCAGGTCAGGCCGCTGGTCGCATCCACGCTCACGACAAACTTTAGTGGCTCGTCACCCGTTGCTACCAGTATGATGAGTCAGCTTCGTAAATGCGACTCCGGCGCAAGCCTCGTCGAGTTCGCCGTCGTCCTCCCATTTCTCGCGCTTTTGCTGATCGGTCTGATCGACTTTGGGCGTTATATGTACGCCGGCATCGTTATTGCCAACGCGGCGCGCGCCGCGGTGCAGTATGGCGCGCAGACTCCCGAGACCGCGGCGGATACCACCGGTATGAAAAACGCCGCGATTGCCGACGCCGGCGGCCTGCCGAACGTCTCGGCGAGTCCGTTACCTTACTGCCTGGTCAACGGCGTATCGGGCTCGTGCTCGACGGCAGGCGCGGTGACGTACATTAAGGTGGTTACTTCGGGTACGTACACGCCGCTGATCAGGTATCCCGGATTGCCGGCCTCGGTCCCCGTTTCGGGATCGGCGGTCATGCGGGTGGAGTCGGAATGA
- a CDS encoding Flp family type IVb pilin produces MFATLKSLALDDSGASMVEYGLLVALIAMVALAAVRTLGVSVSTLFNTAASSV; encoded by the coding sequence ATGTTCGCAACCCTTAAATCTCTCGCTCTCGACGACTCCGGCGCCTCAATGGTCGAGTACGGCCTCCTCGTCGCCCTGATCGCTATGGTGGCCTTGGCCGCCGTCAGGACCCTCGGCGTCAGCGTCAGCACGCTCTTCAACACAGCGGCAAGCTCGGTCTAG
- a CDS encoding Flp family type IVb pilin: MKNMKTILKSLWRDEEGATMVEYGLLVALIAMVALTAVKLLGTNLSSVFNTVASSV, translated from the coding sequence ATGAAGAATATGAAAACGATTCTCAAATCACTCTGGCGCGACGAAGAAGGCGCCACGATGGTCGAATACGGCCTGCTGGTCGCACTGATCGCGATGGTAGCGCTCACGGCGGTCAAGCTGCTCGGCACGAATCTCAGCAGCGTTTTCAATACCGTCGCTTCGTCGGTCTAG
- a CDS encoding Flp family type IVb pilin: MAVGRERRSLTALETLFWDDRAAAALEYGLLVALVALAALVAIQTVGGDLGSVFAHAAPHSTAAASGVLLPKR, translated from the coding sequence GTGGCAGTCGGTCGAGAGCGGCGGTCCCTCACCGCTCTCGAGACCCTTTTCTGGGACGATCGTGCCGCAGCGGCCTTAGAATACGGCCTGCTGGTGGCATTGGTCGCGCTGGCGGCGCTGGTCGCGATTCAGACCGTTGGCGGAGATTTAGGCTCCGTCTTCGCGCATGCGGCGCCCCACAGTACGGCCGCTGCTTCGGGGGTCCTCCTGCCGAAGCGCTAG
- a CDS encoding TadE/TadG family type IV pilus assembly protein, translating into MMRKHQRGASLPETAIVLAVVLAMLFGIIDFGRAMYTYAFVAQLARQGARWMIVRGSQCSLLDHCGAGQTEVQTYIRGLSEGMTNPNNIQVSPPAFSGCAPVSNAPGCTVAVTVTYPFNFLLPYLPVGTINMSSTSKMVISQ; encoded by the coding sequence ATGATGCGCAAACACCAACGTGGAGCCAGCCTTCCCGAGACCGCGATCGTTCTGGCAGTGGTCCTCGCGATGCTCTTCGGAATCATCGACTTCGGCCGCGCGATGTACACCTACGCCTTTGTCGCGCAGCTCGCTCGCCAGGGGGCGCGCTGGATGATCGTGCGCGGTTCGCAGTGCAGCCTCTTGGATCACTGCGGCGCGGGCCAGACCGAGGTGCAGACGTACATTCGCGGCCTTTCCGAGGGCATGACCAATCCAAACAATATTCAGGTGAGTCCGCCGGCTTTTTCCGGCTGTGCGCCCGTCTCAAACGCTCCCGGCTGTACCGTTGCCGTGACGGTCACCTACCCATTCAATTTCCTGCTGCCGTACTTGCCGGTGGGGACGATCAACATGTCCAGCACATCGAAGATGGTGATCTCGCAATGA